A region of Salmo salar chromosome ssa17, Ssal_v3.1, whole genome shotgun sequence DNA encodes the following proteins:
- the LOC106595447 gene encoding zinc finger protein OZF-like produces MNPACHSPSTLSPNLQSLGPDCDSGAQFALQDPEMASVKLEDCSQTLELNVNIKDEEEEEEIGKSVCDGDHVETFSTSREQQQEDHRAKRSHHCPHCEEIFPFLSGLKIHLKIHTGDNPYSHTDCGKRFTTSHSLTDHQSVHSGEKPFSCSDCGKSFSRLSHLKRHQSIHKGEKPYSCSDCGESFAQLGTLKKHQRIHTGEKPYFCSDCGKNFSRLDTLKTHERIHTGEKLYSCSHCGKCFTTSTELKVHQRTHTGEKPYSCSDCGVSFSRLGHLKTHESIHTGEKPYYCSDCVKFFTTSTELKVHQRTHTGEKPYTCSDCGASFSQLGNLKTHERIHTGEKPYYCSDCRKCFKTSTGLKVHQRTHTGEKPYTCSHCGVSFSRLGHLKTHERIHTREALNMLLPVGQVSFDWAT; encoded by the exons aTGAACCCAGCCTGCcactctccttccacactgagtccaaaccttcagtcactgggtcctgattgtgacagtggagcccagtttgcactgcaggatccagagatggcatcagtgaagctggaagactgcagtcaaacactggagctgaatgtcaacattaaagatgaagaagaggaggaggagattgggAAATCTGTTTGTGATG gggaccatgttgagacattctctacatccagagagcaacagcaggaagatcacagagctaagaggtctcaccactgcccacattgtgaggaGATTTTCCCGTTTCTATCAGGGCTAAAAATACACCtaaaaatacacacaggagataatCCTTATTCCCacactgactgtgggaagagattcacaacATCACATTCTCTGACAGATCATCAGAGTGTGCACTCTGGAGAAAAGCctttctcctgctctgactgtgggaagagtttctctcgactgagccatttaaaaagacaccaaagtatacataaaggagagaagccttactcctgttcTGACTGTGGGGAGAGTTTTGCTCAACTGGGGACTTTAAAAAAACACCAAcgtattcacacaggagagaagccttacttctgttctgactgtgggaagaattTCTCCCGATTGGATAccttaaaaacacatgaacgtatacatacaggagagaagcttTACTCCTGCTCTCATTGtggaaaatgcttcacaacatcaactgagctaaaagttcatcagagaacacacacaggagagaagccttactcctgctctgactgtggggtgAGTTTCTCTCGACTGGGCCACTTAAAAACTCATGAAagtatacatacaggagagaagccttactactgctctgactgtgtgaaattcttcacaacatcaactgagctaaaagttcatcagagaacacacacaggagagaagccttacaccTGCTCTGATTGCGGGGCGAGTTTCTCGCAACTGGgcaacttaaaaacacatgaacgtatacatacaggagagaagccttattacTGCTCTGACtgtagaaaatgttttaaaacatcaactgggctaaaagttcatcagagaacacacacaggagagaagccttacaccTGCTCTCACTGTGGTGTGAGTTTCTCTCGACTGGGacacttaaaaacacatgaacgtatacatacgAGAGAAGCCTTAAACATGCTCTTGCCTGTGGGGCAAGTTTCTTTCGACTGGgcaacttaa